Part of the Pelmatolapia mariae isolate MD_Pm_ZW linkage group LG3_W, Pm_UMD_F_2, whole genome shotgun sequence genome is shown below.
tatatatatatatatatatatatatatgtgtgtatatgtgtatatatgtatatgtatatatgtgtgtgtgtgtgtattttttattttgtgtgtgtgtgtgtgtgtgtcccagctGAGTAGCAGGAGTCTGGTGGAGCAGCCGAGGAACAAttttggactcagctcagccacaatagaggaaacaatgacttcaacacagaaggtgagaaaaacatcacagttacACTGTTATTGAAACTGTGTGCACAGCTGGTGTGTTTTTACAAACATGttaacagcagctttatctTTTCCATCCTGGGCTCATCCATATATACAGAATCTACATTCAAAATCAGAAACCACAGAAGTTACAAGAAAGTACAAAGATCATATTTTATAAGCACACATTGAAACAACAATATCATCAGTTGAACTTTTTCTGAAGTAAAAGAGTTTCTCTACAGATCAATATTTCTTCAATAATGTCATTTTCATTACAACCATCATTGCATATCATTGTAATGTGATAATATCACCAGAAGTTGGTGGTAACACATCTACAATGTGTTTGTTGACATGTTTGATTCCACTGATGGAgggagtttcagtttgttccatgactgcatttcactcaatgcctctgtttgtatctctgtcactgcaggaccaacatggagcgagaagtcagcgctctcaggaggccgacaaacctcatagaagaaagggagagaaaacctacagctgtgatgagtgtgggaagaaTTTTACCCAGACTGggcacttaaaaacacaccgacttatccacagtggagttaaaccgtatagctgtgacttgtgtggaaagtcttttaccctggctcaaaacttaaaaacacaccaactcatccacagtggagttaaaccttacagctgtgacttgtgtggaaagtcttttacccaggctggaggtttaaaaacacaccaactcttccacagtggagttaaaccttacagctgtgatttgtgtggaaagtcttttacccaggctggaggtttaaaaacacaccaactcatccacagtggatttaaaccttacagctgtgatttgtgtggaaagtcttttacccaggctggaagtttaaaaaaacatcaactcatccacagtggagttaaaccttacagctgtgatttgtgtggaaagtcttttacccaggctggaggcttaaaaagacaccaactcttccacagtggagttaaaccttacagctgtgatttgtgtggaaagtcttttaccaagGCTGGaggtttaaaaacacaccaactcttccacagtggagttaaaccttacagctgtgatttgtgtggaaagtcttttaccgaggctggaagtttaaaaaaacaccaactcatccacagtggagttaaaccttacagctgtgatttgtgtggaaagtcctttacccaggctggaggtttaaaaacacaccaactcttccacagtggagttaaagcgtacagctgtgatttgtgtggaaagtcttttaacctgtttcaaaacttaaaaaagcaccaactcattcacagtggatttaaagcacacagttgtgatttgTGTGGTAAGGGTTTTGCTCAAAATTACGACTTACAGaggcatctagttacccactctggaattaaggcgtacagctgcGACTTTTGTGGAAAACGTTTCAGCGACAAACACTACCGAAATATTCACCTACGGATTCACACTGGAAATGATGTTTattgctgtgatcagtgtgggaaacTGTTTGCAACAGGTGCACACTTACAACGACACATGTTTAGCCACACTGAGGggagaccttataaatgtgacctgtgtgaaaAGACTTTTAAAGCTCCACATCAGCTGAATAtccaccaacagatccacaccagaaagtaactctacaagtgcagttactgtgaggatgtatttatttttatcttgtaattgtaacctgagtgtttggaacaagtctgatcagtaaacttatggagttatactgaatgaactgtttggaaaaatgaagaaGTAACCTGAGTTTTATagtgtaaacagtaaaatataattggacgttggcagagatgctttttatttcagGCGCCGTTCATGATAAAAATGAGTTTCCTGATTTAcaatgtctttgtttagaagtggAGCAAAGCACATGGATCCATTTCtcaactagggatgggtattgataagattttcacgattccgattccatttccgattctgtttaacgattcgattccttatcgattctcttatcaattctttttaaaaaaggagaacactaaggtcgattagcttagaactttgttttatatcttctc
Proteins encoded:
- the LOC134624751 gene encoding zinc finger protein 227-like → MTSTQKDQHGARSQRSQEADKPHRRKGEKTYSCDECGKNFTQTGHLKTHRLIHSGVKPYSCDLCGKSFTLAQNLKTHQLIHSGVKPYSCDLCGKSFTQAGGLKTHQLFHSGVKPYSCDLCGKSFTQAGGLKTHQLIHSGFKPYSCDLCGKSFTQAGSLKKHQLIHSGVKPYSCDLCGKSFTQAGGLKRHQLFHSGVKPYSCDLCGKSFTKAGGLKTHQLFHSGVKPYSCDLCGKSFTEAGSLKKHQLIHSGVKPYSCDLCGKSFTQAGGLKTHQLFHSGVKAYSCDLCGKSFNLFQNLKKHQLIHSGFKAHSCDLCGKGFAQNYDLQRHLVTHSGIKAYSCDFCGKRFSDKHYRNIHLRIHTGNDVYCCDQCGKLFATGAHLQRHMFSHTEGRPYKCDLCEKTFKAPHQLNIHQQIHTRK